The following is a genomic window from Syntrophorhabdales bacterium.
CAACTGGTCAAGGGTGCCCGCCCTCTCGTCAAATCGACCAACAAGGAAGTAGTGACGGCTCTAAGAGAAATTGCCGCAGGCGAGATTTACTTCGAGAAAAAACAGATCCTGGAAGAAAAAGAGATCCCCTACCAGCTCTCCAACTTCTCGTTATAAAGAACTGTTACGAGTC
Proteins encoded in this region:
- the rpoZ gene encoding DNA-directed RNA polymerase subunit omega — protein: MARITVEDCMEHVENRFELVHLAAKRTKQLVKGARPLVKSTNKEVVTALREIAAGEIYFEKKQILEEKEIPYQLSNFSL